A region of the Festucalex cinctus isolate MCC-2025b chromosome 8, RoL_Fcin_1.0, whole genome shotgun sequence genome:
tttttttcacCTTCTTTTTTCAAAATCACTAAGAGCCATCCCATTTCAGCCGCTAGCGATACAGAGGCCATAATTCATGCATTTTGTTACATCTTACCGTGACTATTCTAATGTGCTGATCTCTGGACTTCCCTTGTCTAGGATTATAAAGGTTTGTTGTGAAGCCCTTTCAGACAATTGTTGCTTGTGATGGATAAAGGAAGAAAATTGTCCGCAATTTTGCCAGGCTGGAGGGCGTCCTGTTTGACCTCAGCTAGGACAATTGTCAATTGTCCCCCTTACTGTTATTGTTTCTATGCTATATGCTCTGTAAAGCATCTGTGAGTGTTATGAAAGTGTTTTTGAAAAGTAATTACTGTAATGTTTACGGTCTAACTGTCATAAAATGTATGAGACTCACGATCAGTTGAAAGTATGTTTATTGTGCGCTGGTTTACAAGATTCGGGGCAGACTATCACCTTGCAGTTGCTGCCATGGAGATAACTGCCCCGTCCTTCTGGGCTGGGTTTGGATGAGGACCCCCTTCCTGCATGATGACGTCTTCTTGCAGTGCTTCAACATCTTCAATCTACTTTtgcactatccatccattttcttaaaactgCTTagtcttcacaagggtcgttgtacttttgtactttCTAGTTAATATTCTTTAGTATCACAAACTAtgtaaattgttgcccattcgtcatccattgcagcctggtcatcctggaaaggggattaccacatctgcggCCCAGGGGATGTCATACAGTATTTGTCAACCGTGGGCATTGTTATGAGGTTCTTAAGTATTACGTTATAATAAATGTTTTGACTTTACGGTAGAAggccattacctttgattaatatttatatcaatagtccACGAGacagacatgcacacacatgcatgttacaaataaattcgtagTTACCTAATAACCTGAGGCTGAGTTCAGAACtattggtgaggaaatgtcacatctcaggcaataattgcatcatttcattatcattattatagtaattattttctgcaGTACGCACGACCCTCCGCAACTCATAGCGCAGTGTCGCCTCTAGGAgacattggcaagaaaatattaagatgtcatttgaataacaaaatgtatgggctgagattgcaaaaacgtaaataaacccaagtataaaagcaggatactttaagattgaataaataaagaaatagattgaaataataaattagataaaataaatataaaagaatggaggtaaaatagcacataaatgccaaaaataaaacatatttatacaaattaatttactgggatgggacgaaatattgtcagttgacttGCTAATATGTTCCTATAATCATTAcgactgtttttgtgatgtattgttATATGTGAACAGCTAAATAAGTTAACCAAAccaacgtgaacacatttgacactgctcgtttgctgtactgacgtcatcgGCAAGCGCCTCGCAGCCAGGTGCGAAGGCCCCCGAATagatctggcaggccgaacacatcTTCTACTGACGCCGGTCGTCAATGCTGACAAGGCTGCTACAACGCACGTACAAGCTCCAAATAGGGAAGTCAGTGGCCGGGGTCAACTCAGATAAGGAAGGAACGCAACGAACTCTGCTCCACTGTCAAAACAAGCTGATTACTTACTTAACTGGGCCTGACAAAATTCTACCAAATACTTGTGGAGAGGACATTTAACTAAAGGCCGacgtataaaaaaacaaaaaaaacaatggatgGAACTGTCAGCCTCCCAAGCCAGCtcgacaaaacaaccaaaggtaaataaactttttataatcttttttttttttttttccaaacaaacaaataccaaTAGAAAATTACATTTGTGATGAATATGAAATGGACCAAATTTGGACATGGGTGGTTTACACTTTCCACCCAACAGTAACGATTACCGGTACACAACACGAGGTTATCACATATTTGATAACAGGTTATTTTTCGGCCAGCTGGCGTCCTGGGAACTTGTAACATAGACCGCGGCTGCAGAAACTGTTACGTCATCGAACGTTTCACTTTTCAGCGAAATGGAGAACCGCACGATACACGTCACCACACTTTGTTATgttttaataaaacatacaaaataaacGTGGGTCGCTgtagcccccccccacccaccagtTTCTGCATGCTCAactctcaacaacaacaacaaagctagCTAATTGTCTACTCTCTCAATGTAATCTTAGTAGAGGCAGCCCCCTAGTGGTGTAGCTGTACTTATCTAAATGATCTCTAATCACCACATCCCCTTTCCTTTATGTAAAGTAACATCATAACAATAACAAGTAAACACATACTATATTACTTACTAGCAGTGACATGCATAAACAgtgttttgattatttatttcaaaacatATAAAGGTCCAGTCTATCAGGTGGTTTGGCAGTGTGTTTAGATCTTCTGAGCACAGGTGATTGCATGCTTTGCTCAACACTGTCCTTTTCAGGTGAGACTGGTACAGGTGTTGTTATGAGATGATGCTCACACTGTCCATCTTGTAATCCAATGGTCTCCTGTGTACACACACAATAGACTTCTTCGGTTTCTTCTTAGTATCTGTCCATCTTCTGTTTTCACATGGTATGACCTTGGGTTCACTTGTTCCAGAACAGTTGCTTTCTTCATCCAGACGTTCGCATTTTCCACTCTGACTGTATCATTGGGTTTCAGTGATTTTAAACTTTTTGAGGACTTGTCAAAGTTGACCTTTTGTCTCTCCTGCAACTCTCTCATTTTGGCTTTCACCTGTTTGTGTTTATTAGTAGTTGCCTTCCCACAGTTATCCAcaggtaaagttttttttttctctccccctacGCTACTGACATTGACCATTCTCCAGTTTCAACAAGCTCTCCTTCCTTTACCACCTCTGCCCTGTCTGTCATATCTGGTTGTCTTACGTCTTTGATAGTTCTTGGgggtacatttttattgctttttttgtgtacgtgtgtagcgtgtgtgtgtgtgtctcttgGGCACAACCAACAGCACTCGCTAAGCCTCAAATATTTCCATTATCATATCCTTCCTGCTTATAAACCCATTTCCTTAATTCAGAAAAGGCCCTACATATACGTTTTCATACATGTCACAGCTGCacaaaaggctaaaaaaaaaaagaaaaagaaaaaacaggtgGTAAGCAAGACAGGTCCGTACAACAGTGGCAACGCCATTTTAGCCTTTCCCCTCATCATTCATTATTGTCGTCGTGCAGTCGGGGTATGCCAAACgtgaaacaaataataataatgataaagacAATCGCTTACCTCTAAGGGACGGCGGTCGCCGGCAAGGGCAGTATTGTCATCTAGAAGCAGGCATGCATGCCCcccaacaaaatgtttactccatatGAAGGTGAAAGGCTTCACTTCGCTGGCGTTAAACTGCTTTTTGGACGTCTGCACAAGTTGATCCCCGTTCACATTCACGACTGAATTTTTGGCTTCCAGAAACGAACAAAGAATACATCCTTCATATGTGGACCATTGTGGTGTCTGGAGTGCTTTCTGCAAGTTCTATAACAGCTGTGTTTACTCGGCATGTTGTTTTTCCGGAGATAAACGAGAACAAAACATTAACTATTTGAATGGCTCGTCAATGAGTGAGCTTCTTTCTTGACCTCCTTCCGGGTTTAAGCTGCTGAAGTCATGTGGCCTTGCGGTCAAAAAATAGCATTCGTGCGGTTCTCCATTGCCGTGTATATGGTCAATTCGGAGTACTGGCCTTCCATAGTGAATGCGTACACAATGATGTTAAAGCATTTGATGTAACATCATTCTGGTTCTGTAGAGACCCTGGTTGAGAGCAGCATCGCTCCTGGTGGAGTCGAACTTGTCAACTCTTACCAGACTACTCGAGTGGGGGATCCTATGGATCTGGTTGCTTTGGCAACACAGCTACAGAAGGTTAGGACCCAGTTTTATTTCTAAATTAAattgatcattttttgttttgagctGAGAGTAACATGTTTTCTCAGGGAGACGAGTTTGTTAAAGCCAATGCTTGTAACAAGCTTTCGGTAATTGCTGACCAGATCAGATATTTACAAGAACAAGCAAGAAAGGTGAGTCCACCAACAAATTGTGAAATAACATGACACATAAAACACAGCTTTTCTTTAGATATTGTCACAGTTATTTAACAAATAAGCTTGGGATGCATAAAttggaaggaaaaacactcaaaGTTCTTGGAGGTTATTCTGAAATTAGGTTGGGTGATGTTGGGGATTGTTCATTTGCTTAGCAGACATTTAAAGATGCTTATTGACTGGTGAGTATATTTGTTTTCTATTTATGTCCCTGTCTAGGTCTTAGAAGAAGCAAAAAGAGATGCTGACCTCCATCTTGCTGCCTGTAACATGGTGAAAAAACCAGGCAACATGTACTACCTCTACAAGCGACCATCAGGACagaaatatttttcaataatttcTCCTAAGgttgatatatttatttattttattttatttttgtaaaagttGCGGCGTACATGCTGATGATGTGATTTGTAACATCTTAaccatttttcacaaatgtgaGAGACCTCATACATGACAAGGACCAAATCACCATATGTGGGTTATGGAGaagtcaagttaaaaaaaattcttgacaaatgCCGGATTTACATGGTATGGAAGCCAATTCCCgccagtaaaaacaaacaaaaaaaacaaagggattttttttctttttttcagcgTCAGAAACCGCCAgtggaattattattttttttttaacgttagaAAGAGAATCcgccagtgattttttttttttttttttacactgtcaGTAACCGCCAGTTACTGACAAATTTACACGTTCGGACGATAATCCGGGGGGGCGGGGAATCTATCAGACTTCCATGCGGCATGTTGCGCCTGCGCCCTCCAGTGGCGAGCAAAGTTTGAAACAATTAGGAAGACCACGTCACACTCAGCGAGCATCTAAAAGTCGactttattaaattattgtacAATAGTACTTGGCAACATGTATTATAATGATGTGACTTGTGGTGTTATAGACCTATATGCGATAATATCCCATCACGTTGAAGCAAGGTTGCACAAACTGGACGGGTGACCAACGGTTTCTTCAGATTGCCATTATGCTCATTTTGGTTGATGCGCCTGCATCAACAGCATGTAAAAATGGCCTGAAATTTGAATCAGCGTGTGGTTGAATCCGATGGAGGGCTTGCGCTCGCCGCATGGTATGGAAACCTATTCTCGCTTTAATAAAGACGACTTAGATTGAGTGTGGCGTGGTCTTCATAATTGTTTCAAACTTTGCTCACCACTGGAGGGCGCAACGTGCCGCATGGAAGTCTCCCCCCCTCCCAaacgtgaaaataaaataaaataataaaaataaaaataaatccactggCGGTTTCCTggcgctgaaaaaaaaaatgctttttttttttttttttttttttagaaaaaaacaaaaaaactttgcattccctcgcaaaacattttgtgttccctcgcaaagattgcgttccctcgcaaaacaactttgcgttccctcgcaaagattgcgagggaacgcaatctttgcgagagaacgcaaagttgtttttttcgcctaccatgtcacatTTCGCTGCGccataaacacttccgggtcatctttcatgtgaacaaaagcgacgtgtaaacaaagcagtggaaaaatataggggtgtgaattgcctagtacctgacgattcgatccgtatcacgattcatgggtcacgattcgattcgataccgattaatcccgatatgaatttacaagtggattgttgcgattttttttttactcagatttagaaaatatcattcagtaaacttagacatgtacactgtaaggtttgtatgaaaatgtattatttattgatctgaaacttcagtctcatAACTGTAAGCCActgcatttaacaaacaggttgtaacatttttcatgtttgaacagcgttgaaataaaatattaaggcttaatgttccattaatataacatttttccatgcttaaggtgtgaaagttagacgttttttgaatatttttcctccaaaaatggatgttaaaaaaatcgattcggctgcctattgaatcgattcgagaattgcgtgctgtagtatcgcgatatacagggtgacccaaaaagatgcgtacccatattttattggataaaaaatccattttttaacgaatgtcttttctgttgcaagaggtgaaaggtgaacctatggatgatcatttgcagctatagttgccctgaaaatgtcttggacaaatcagcagaagatattctccctggagacctattttgcgacaaaatcatgccagagtgtacagattcagtttggaaagcgtttccattgtcgcaactttccatcaaaatcaacgattgttagttggattaagaagttcagagagcataagactgtagtgggcctatgttctaaagccacagggggaacttattcaggcaggaagaagagtgcaaggacagaagaaaacattgctgcagtgagggactcagtaggacgcagccctaggaaatcagtgcgtagacgcagccaagaactcggaatgacaagggagtcactgcggcgtgttcttacgtctgatctgcacctatacccatacaagatccaaatcaagcaaaaattaactgatgctgacaaggaaaagtgagtaacaatgtgtgaatggttctgtaatgtgcttgaaaatgatgaaaactttcttgagaacgtttggttctcagaactcaactctgaacttcttaatccaactaacaatcgttgattttgatggaaagttgcgacaatggaaacgctttccaaactgaatctgtacactctggtatgattttgacgcaaaataggtctccagggagaatatcttctgctgatttgtccaagacattttcagggcaactatagctgcaaatgatcatccataggttcacctttcacgtcctgcaacagaaaagacattcgttaaaaaattgatttttttttatcgaataaaatctgggtacgcatctttttgggtcaccctgtattatatattatatatatatatatatatagacgaatcgattttttttaacacccctagaaaaatacatgctccatcctagttgttttgggaaagctttcccactgttttgtttcatgtttacaaacgttccatcctcatcgcttttgttcacatggaaaatGACCCGGAACTGTTTagggcgcagctaaggtgacatgggagacgaaaaaaaacaactttgcgttccctcgcaaaacaactttgcgttctcttgcaaagattttttgcgagggcacgcaaagtttttttttcttctaccatgtcaccttaggccCTAAGGTGACTCCGtaggaatgggcttccataacATGGAGACTTTTTAGTCATTGCGACTGAATTTATTCCGAATGAAGATCTCTGGTCACCCGTTTACATTGGACATGATCCATCCCGATCTGCCGTTTACTTGCTTCCCCATTTAATCAGATCAGCCGCGGACGCACGGACATCGATCACGTGATTTGTCAAGATGGAGTTATTTTGTCAATTAGCACAGTAGTTTTGATTGTGttaacacttttattgaagCAACATCTTGATTAAAACACGTTCTCCCCTCGTAGACAAGCTCTGGGGAGACGCCGCCATTTTAGTGGGTGGACACAATGACGTCATGACGCATTTACGTCGAGAGTATGCACGCTGCCGCACGCAGCCTCTCCGTGCCGAATGAAGTGTATACATGACGCTCATTCGGATTGAAGAAAGGAATATACCAACCCTGTGATTCCGAATGAAATTCCATTCGGGTTCAGCCTTTTCATTCCGATCGAGGTGTTTatatggagcattttcattcTGTTTGGCCGTTCAGATTTAGTCTAGTCGGAATACATGACTCCATGTAAACCTGGCTATTGATATGTTCtattagtctaaacacagttttgtgattaatattgtttttttttaatatgaagcagcaaaatccacccgtttgcATCCATCTCAATGGGTGGCCATTTtgatatcacagttgctcaggactcaggtGATGACCAGTCGCTgctgacctgttttctgagtttggtcatttgGTCATGAGATTGGCAAGCTGAGATGGATAACAGCCGGTGTATTTGgatttttacagaaatgcagtattaatcagaatactgtatttagactatgTGGGagcgcataataataataatatatatttaatatttaatattttaatcacATTTGGAATGGAATCCTTTATTTGTCATCACACGTGCAAAGAGTACAGAGCAACAAAACTGATTAAACCCGTCCAAGAAActtgaaaaacaatgacaaacagagagagacagaacaGGAGGAGACAAAACAGGAAGGCCCGTCGAGGAATCCATGGTCGGCCGGGAGACAGGTCCACTCCTCAAGGATGTTTTTTGTTACCTTTTTTTTACTATGATTTCCTGTTATCTCATACCTTGGACCATCACAAGTTGGATAGGGACCACCCCCAACTCGGGGCCATTTAGTCACAGGGGCCAAAAATACCCCTTTTGGGAAATTGCAAATGTCAAGGTACAGCATAAATGGTCAGAAAGCTCtaaaattttgcaaggtgtaTCCTGACATATGGGGGAACTCGCAGACAAATATTCATGGGCTTCCTGTATTTCAATTGTCAAATAtcaccctaaaagaaaaaaaaaaagtctcttcggCTGACAAATTACCATCAAAAGTGattcatttcaaacattttattgtacatctcACTGTCTCCAATGTGTATTCAAAACTTCCCACATTTATAACATTCAATTTAAGTCCAAGATGAGCTTTCTATTTGGAGTATTAGAGGAGCTAAGACCAAAGTACTCCACTGTACTCtaaatcgggaaaaaaaaacaacctgaaaATTCCAGAATGACAATTCCAAATGGTGTTAAGCTATTTTT
Encoded here:
- the c8h1orf50 gene encoding uncharacterized protein C1orf50 homolog — protein: MDGTVSLPSQLDKTTKETLVESSIAPGGVELVNSYQTTRVGDPMDLVALATQLQKGDEFVKANACNKLSVIADQIRYLQEQARKVLEEAKRDADLHLAACNMVKKPGNMYYLYKRPSGQKYFSIISPKEWGPNCPHLFVGAFKLQHDMSWTPEDDVQKRDTEIAITYKLLGQQTTLPSGMGPNFKGISN